The Arachis ipaensis cultivar K30076 chromosome B03, Araip1.1, whole genome shotgun sequence region ttttgtatttttacttGTATTTGATTATGTTAGTATATGCAAACCAAGAACCATGAATTTGATCTGAAGGGTTATTTGAATTACCGAATGACATTCTTAAGCAACGTTGGAAATACCCATTCCGCAACCTTTCACAGATATCCTTAAATAGATATGCATCCGGCATCCCAAGGATTGTTTACGAATTTAATGGTCCTAAGGTTATACACACTCGTAATTATCAGTTTCATATAAAGTTATTATCCACCTAAataaattcctaaactacccctctCTCCACCACTACTACTATCATCTCTtcccccctcctctctctctctcaatctcGATGGAAGCGGTGTGGGTGCCATGGCCATCGGAGTCCCTGGGAGAACGGTACTCAAGGGTGTCATTCATCTTGCCATTGGTGGCCTCGTAGCCGGCGGAGAAATAGCGAGCTCTAATAATCTTTCGGTTGCACAAGGCGGCGGAGAAGTTCCTTCCAGCGACGCAGCTACCAGCTTGATCGAGGTCATCTTTGGAAGGAAAAGCGCGAGAAACGAGGCCCAACTGCTTAGCCTCAGAACTGGAAAACCGGCGAGCTGTCAAGGCCAACTCCATGGCGTTACCGTAGCCAACAATTAATGGCAGTCTCTGAAGGGTACCGAGATCGGCAGCCAGGGCCAAATCAACCTCCTTCATCGAAAAGAACGCGTCCTCCGTGCAATACCTTAAGTCACAGGCTGTCACGATGTCAATTGCACCACCGATACAAGCGCCATGGATACTAGCGTTAATGGTGAAGAAATCAGGACATACAGGGCTTTGGGGAACTCAGTGAAGAAATCATGCGTCAGAGCGTTGCGTTGTCTCGGACGATTCAAGTAAAGGTGGAACACCCATGATTTGGGGTTCTTCTCTACTACCTCTAGGGTTTTGTATTTCTCCTCTGCCATTTATTTCCCTAATTTTTCTTTCCAGTTAGGAAGAACAGGGCCGAGGTTGCGGTCGTTGAAACTCTCTCTGCCGAGGTGCTCTTCTTCTCCGGCGAAGCGGCAGCAAGTGTTGCTGTGACTGTGAGGATGAAAGAGAGGAGGGTGTGGCAAGGAGCCATTGAAGCAGTGGTGGGGACTGAGTAGGAAGTAATAGTGAGAGTGTGTTAGAAAGGGAAAGAGGGGTGGTGGCTGGATGAAGAGGGTAGTGGTGGGATTTAAGATTAGAAAGGAAAAGaggggtggtggctgggtgaagagggttagggttagaaaTGTGATTGGGTGAAGGTGGTGTGGTAAATTAGCTAttaaatatttatgtataaatcaTAATTGTAAAATCAGACCAACTAATTCGACCGAAAAACTAGCGAACCGGATCCCTAACCGATTCAGTCTAATTCCAGAACTGTTTAAGGATAAAAATCAGTCAAAGTCAGTAAAAATTGGTCAAACCGAATCGTTCGAGAGAAAATTCCAAAACTATGATGTAATTTGAACCTATATCCTCCTTATATTGCATGCTTCCCTTGTTACTCAGCTATTCTTTGTTATTTTATATACTAATTTAGTTATATAGTAAAATCacacaataatttttttagataataaatataaaatactttaatataaaaataaaattaaaagtttttattataaaaatactagaattttatatacttatttaatatatattaaattttaatttaagatttttttactattttttttgttttttattttttgcttgaaAGCATTCTCTCTTACAATCCGGATGTGCAAGCGGGTTCAATGGTAGGTTGGACTTGGTCTGCTGGGGCGGTTAATATTTATGATACTCGTAATGGCTATTTATGGTTCTACAAGAAGATGTTTGGATGGGAGGAGAGAGGAAACTGCCTTTGACTTTGACGTCAGCTTGTTCCgaaaaagatcaatttttttgCTTAGCTTTGTCTGCGAGAGGCATTGCCCATTGCTATTTTTTGTCTCAGGAGAGGCCTTTTACCTACATATAGTTGCCCCTGTTACTTGAATTGTCAGAAAGCAATTTTCTACTATATTCGGGATTGCCCAAAAAGTTCAGTTTGTTTGGCGGACTCTAGAGATTTTCAGTCAtcttttggatttgaagaactggttcttgtcCCATAGCAAAGAGCATCCTTTTAGATTATTTTCTAGTTTGTGGTGGATTTGGAAAGCTAGAAACAATGAGATTTTTAACAATCATGAATCTTGACCTCCTTTTAAAGTGGCTCGTATGGCGTTAGCCTTCGAGAAGGAGCTTCGAAATGTCTTTGAATTGCAACGAATTTCTATTCCTTCTTTGATTAGTTGCTCTTGGGTTCTTTCTTCGATCGGTACTTTTAAAatcaattgtgatgctagttactCTAATTCTGAGGATCGGATTGGTTTTGCCTATGTTAACAAATAATGGAACAAAAATTGACAACGAGGCTGTTTGGGTACAATAGAGAACTGCaatattcttcaaggagaattatttgctatttggagaggatttCTTTTAGCTTGGAACTTAGAGCAAAGAGATATGATTGGCGAAATGGATTGTCTGGAAGCTTTCATTCTTGTTAACAATTCTTATGATAATGCCGGGTGTGTAGTTATTTTGGTGATTAAAGTTAGAGATATCATGACTTGAAAGTGACGTGTTGATTTTTGCTTGATGTAAAATCCGATAAATTAGTAAATGATTAGCcagtaaattaattattaatcaaataaattagaaaatagaattttatggtTTAGTGAggtagaactaattaaaataagaattttgatactaattttaaaaaatttggcctaaaattgggccgaacgggccgaaTCAGACGAACCGAGTCTGTATTGGGTCCAAGGCCCAACTCAAATTTAATAAAATGAAAGAGCTTCAACTCTCTCTTTCCCATTACACACATACACATACACTGAAAACTTAGagggagaagagaggaagaatatGCAAACCCTTAGCTAGATTTCAACTTCatataacttttgatccgaagctctgatcgtcgcaccgtttgtggccacgagACTGtaacgtcgagctctacaaagtccaATGGTCAATTAGGTAAGGAAGTCTCAGATTCAATCTCAGTTCTTCCttccctaatttttgaaaattatatgaatTGGATATTGAGATTTTGGTTAAATTGATGTTCTAGGGCCAAATTAACTTGATGGATTAACGAGTTTTGTTTAATTGAGGCACGGGTGAGGTAAGGACTCTTTAAACCTTGTGGATTCTTGGATTTATATGTTGGGTGTTGAATTTTTGTATGTGGAAGTGGTAATGTGTATTAGGTAGTGAATATATGATTGTGGAACACTCTTGAAGAGATTGGGAGCTTGAATTGGGTATCTTGGTGGTTGAATTTTGTTCGGAGTGACCTTGGGGCTATGGAACTTTGAGGATTGGAGACCTTGAGTGTCTTTGGGCTATACGAGGAAATGGGTtcaggtatggtttcggtttctcgtaattaaaatataatgtgtCGTGAAAATGTAGGTTAGTTGACTGTAAGATAAGAGTTGAATTATTGATGTGGTTGGTGATTGAGATTTAGTTAATATATATATTGGTTAGTAATGTTGAGATTTTGCTTGAGGTTGTGATGTTGTGATGTGTATTACTGTATGTGAAGGTTGGTAAATGATAACGATTATGTTTattgatttgttgttttgaaCCTGAATTGTTGGATTGATAACTTGGTGAAGATGGGAAGTAAGTATATTGAGGAGTGTTGTGGTGTTGGTATTGTATTTGGTAGAGATAATTGATGATGTATGTGATAATGATAATGACGATGATGTATATGGATATGTGAGTTGTTGGTATTAGATTATATTGTTGTTGAGATTGAATTATTGTGAGAAAGTGACTATATTTGTAAAATTAGTACAATTGGTGTATTGAGTAATGTTGGGACTTAGTTTGTTGTGGTTGGGTAAGTTTTAAAAATAATGGAATTGAAGTATTGTGAAAATTGAGGTTTAGAAATTTTGTGAAAATTTTGTGGAGATTGATTTTTGGCTGAACTTTGGCGAGTCATAACTTAGCTTTCGGACTCCCAAATTATTTCAAACATGTTTCATATAAAAGTTGGGTCGGTTAAGTTTACGTtttcgaagaacggatgaaaaatcttttaaaacgagaaagttatgcgcgtcggaagtttggtGTGTAAAATTGAATTTCTACATACTTAACCATTTTTGACTAATCTGCAATGCATGCGTATGCAAACCCCTCCATATGCAGATGGACGTTTCTGTTtggcatgcatgcgtacgcggatGAGGTAATGCATATGCGTGATGGGCAAATTgtactcccacgcgtacgcgtgacccctatAAGTTGTGTATTTTAAAATGTAATTTtcaacctctaaacctctatttttattcttttagccCCTAAACCTCAGTTGTAGGTTAAATAGTGATTTGAAAGTAGGAAAGAGTAGTAACTTGGAGATGAAAAAAGTTTGAAAAGTATGTAAATGTGATATGTATATGATGAACCTGGCCTTAGTGAATCATTTTGAATGATAATGAATGGATATGAATGAATGATTtataatgaatttgaaaatgaaattgtttTGAGCTTGACCTGGCAAGGTTCATGGTGGCTTACTGCTTGTCCAGTATCGAGACGTtatgtggggttcgtggtggtgtaccgctcaTATGTTTTTAAAAGAGGATGTTATGCGGGATTCGTGGTGGTTTACCACCCACATGTGTGTTTTGTTTTTCCAATTGAAGATCTTGtgaggttcgtggtggtgtaccactCACAATGGTGGGTTCGTGATGGTGTACCGCTCACCGGTTTTCAAGAGGatgatatccgggttagctaccggatgtgtcgggttctggcaaagaaaccaacacgtgagctcacggccagtaggaaaggcatgcatcatatgtattTATGTGACTTGTTTGGTTTTGCATTACTTGGGTTTGGTTACTTGAATATCTATGATTATTTGCTTTATTTACTATATTTGAATATCTACTTGTGGTTGCCTTATCTGCTTTGTTTGTCTGTGCATCGGTGTTTCGGAGGATTGGAGAAAGGGATGATGAGCTTAGGGGTTAAGTTAGGATTTGAGATGGAAACAAGAAGCCTTAGATACCtcaccctgtttatggtttacaATGTtagttttaaatttgaatctattgtcggaagttctaggattgccttcggctttcccggGACCTTATATGTTTTTTATGTGGGCACCGTTACCATGTTGAGAAtcttcggttctcattccatacatattttgtggttttcagatgcaggacgtaaggcacctcgttgaggcatgctaGAAGCTTCTGATAGTGGAGATCCTTGTCTTTGGGGCTTTATTttggatatatgtatatatatatatatatagatacttttatctccactgcTTATGTATTTGATGTATTAACtttgaataaatgaccatttgtacccatgagagTTCAGAACGCTGACATTTGTACCCATCGTAGATGGAAACTGACTTTGTAACCATGAGAGATGGGTTCCGTGTGACAAAAATAGCCTGGCTTGGGTTGGCACTTGCTTCGAGTTTGTAGGACCCTACGTGGCTCTCCAAACCTCCCAAAACCTTGTCTACGTGGATTTGAATGTTTCTATATGAAGGTAATTCTTGAAATGAAAACCCTAGCTCATCTTCTTCCCCAATTCGAATCATACCCCCAAAATGAAATATTGGTGAAATTCAAGCGCACCCAGAAATAACTCATAACCCCAGCAATGTCACCACGCAGATTTAACTCTGATGCAAATTTTGGAAGTCGCAGCAGTTCTTCAAGTTGGAAGAAGatgaaggagaagaacaaaaCACAAAAAAGGAGCTGCTTTCTCATCTTTCACACTCTAAATCCCTCAATGGCTGCTGCTTCTTCTACCTCCCTCTTCCACGCATCTTTCCCTTTTCCCCTCAAAACCCACCAACCCCCTAGGCCCAGGCCCACCCACTTCCCTATCAAGGCCCAATCCCAGCCCACCACTCCTCTCACCTCCCCCAAGCAGCGCCGCCCTGCCGACGAGAACATCCGTGACGAAGCCCGTCGCAACAACATCACCCACGACAACCTCTTCTCAGCCTGCTACGTCCCCATCAATGCCGACCCTTCCTCCACCAAGTCCTACTCCCTCGATGAGATCGTTTACCGCTCTCAATCCGGCGGCCTCCTCGACGTCCAGCACGATATGGCCGCCCTCAAGAAGTTCGACGGTGAGTACTAGCGCAACCTCTTCGATTCCCGCGTCGGCTGCACCACCTGGCCCTACGGCTCCGGCGTCTGGTCCAAGAAGGAGTGGGTGCTCCCCGAGATTGACAGCGATGACATCATTAGTGCCTTTGAGGGAAACTCCAATCTCTTCTTTGTTCTCTCTCTCTTCTGTACAAAGATGGGTGCTTCGTTTGCTTAGCTTAATTGAATAATTGTAttcagagaaagagagagatgtTAAAAATTAGAACATTTATTTGGTAAATAAATATTACCAACACGTTCATATCTGCGTTCCTCAATCGCGGgtccttttcttcttcattttgattttttgtgTTACTAATTTGTGGAGTGCCTGATTTTTTTcaaagtttgaatttttttttccataattGATGAAGAGGAGAATGAGTCTGGGGAAGAGATAGATGAAGATGAGGGGGACGATGATGATGCTGTTTTCCTTGAGAATTCTTACTACTTACTGGGCTGGCTTGGTTGACCGGTATGAAGAGATGGTTGAGAAGTACCATCCCGGATTTGGAGTGCGAAAGAGGAAGGGGAGGTGGAGAAGGTGAGGATGAAGAAAGAGTGGTTGGAAAGCATGAGAGTGAGGAGGGTGTCCTTAATGGGTCAGAGGTGGTGGGGAGGGAGAAGAGGATGGCTTTGTCGGCGTGAAGGACGGAGTGGATGGTGAGGGAGCGAGTGTTGAGGAAGAAGGGGCCAGAGTGGGGTTTGAAGAGTGAAGAGTGGGGTTTGGAGAGAGAGAGTATGTGAGTAAGAGAGAGAGGGGTTGAAGATAAGGGAGGGAGTGCCACGTAGGATCGGAAACCCACAAACCAAGCTCAGAACCAAGTCAgggcacttttgtcacacggaaggCATCTATCATGGGTACAAGATTAGTTTCGAGCCTTCATGGGTATAAATATCAGCGTTTTCATCTCTCATGGGTAcaaatagttatttattttattaactttctcttagaggttattttggagaaataggTTCTGTAACTCTGTATTTTGGGCTTATTTTGGattcttttatatatatgtatatatatacttatgTGCTCAGGCCGGTTTATCTTCGCAAGTCGAGTCTTGAGCTTTGATATTTGTACCTTAAAACTCTCTTTCGATTATATCTATGTTAGCTTCTCTTATCTTATTCTGATTATCGTTTACGTGTCGTGAGTATTGCGCTTTTCGTTTTACCGTTTTCGATTttaacttttcttcaaaggctcctagaatAAATCTTCttcaactatattatatatatgagtttttatttttagaagtcatagcgcctcgccaccttttcttcaaaggctcctagaatAAATCTTCTttaactatattatatataagtttttatttttagaagtCATAGCGctacaccacctctgttttacatcatAGATGTAAAGCTCTATGTGATAGAATGTTACACTTGATCCTGCAAGATGCAAACACAATGGCGAATATCATGACAAAGACGGTGTTGAGATTACATTCGTAGCATGTAGAGCTTCCAGTACCTCCAAAAGAGTTTGAGATGATTATTCAATGGAATCGCGCTACACCTTCTTAGTCCCTTAggactttgtttttcttttctgcttggttattttaatttttcaatcacaaaaaaaaaaaaaaattcattggtTGAACAaatgaaccaataaaccagtaacTTGACTGGTTCGATTACCGATTCAGTTCTAACAGCtataatataaatacatatattcaACACATTTTCcatatgtattttgtattttaacattattttataaaaatgacaGATTTATTAGCATATATTTTGTGTTCAAATAATATAGTTGATCGATTCAATGACAAGTCTGATCTTGTAGAGTAACTTAGACAGGCTGGGTGGCCGGAGCACTTTTCAGTTGTCCAACCAACCAATCCAAGCGAACTTTTATAACTATGAACCAAATAATGGCCAGAATTCTTGAAGCTATGTCGATACATAATCCGCTTGAATTTCTTCTTAAGATAAAAGGACCATGATAGATATAAGCAAGTAGACAACGAATTCCTCAAGCAAAATGTGGGCAAAGAAGGAACATAATCATCATCCACAAGCGTAGTACAAGTAGGAAATATTTACAAGTTTCAATTTATTagaatcttaaaaataaaaatgccaGCAAATAGTAGTCCCTTTTGACACTTGATTAGGGAGTTATGCTAGAACGATACTGCTTTGAGTCACTAACCGTAACTCTTGGAGTGAGAATGAATTGCAAATGGCTCTCTTTTCAGGGCAAGGGTTCTTGTGAATCTCCCAGACGAGACAAATGGAGATATGCATCAGTCCCTGTGAATAATCAAAACAAATTGTTGTTGAACTTGaagcaagcaaaataaaaaaagaataaacaGATTGCAGAATACCAAAAAATACTAGAACACTACGAAATTCAGTGTAATATGGGTAACAGCTTAGCCTTGTGTCACTAGGCGAAATAGACTATATGAATTACACAACATAGAAATGCCAAATAATTCAATCATATCCGTCTTTGAACCATTTATATAATTCACTTTTAATAATATCATCTCACAGTTTATTAGGTTTCCATATActtctaacacacacacacacacacacacacacacaaaatatAGAAAGGTAGTTCGACAACAGCACCAAGTCACCAACTATTCTTTTAGTTCAAAAAAAAACTCTAGGAAAATTTGTAACCATGGAAAGTGCGGCTGACACAGGTGCATCATATCAATTGTAATTGATCCCATATAAATGGAGAATAGGTCAAGAGGGGTTAACAGTTGTTAAATGCTACAATTTTAGAAAATTAGAAGGAAGAGAAATTCTTGTATAGACTCAAGTGTAACATGTCAGTTTTGTGCACACTCGCATAAAAGTTAGTGGAATACATGAATAgtgaataactgaatatatcttCAGTAAAGTAAGTGAAACTCACTTTTATTGTCTGTATGTGCTTAAAGATGACGTGTTAAACTTGTATTTATATAAGAACATATCTAGAAGGAAATAAATAAGACAAAAAAGGATAATAAAATGAAATGATAGTTAAACTCTACTCACCATATCCTTCCATAGATATTATTTGAAGATCACCTCCGAAATACCGAGCATACAAGCGACTAATAGGAAGCCCATATCCATATCCAGCCATGGTCACATTATCAGCTACTCCAAGATCTGAATGCTCATCCAATGGGTTTTTGGCTGTACTATATAAATACGTAAAAATTTTTGGGAGACCGCTCCTTGGTATGCCACCTCCCTCATCAGAAACCTACAATACCATTTAATCGAACACCTTCAACATAGCATTCCCCAACAAAGACCAAAAATCCCAGAAAGAATAGAGCCGATATAAAATCATGCTGTGCAATTCAAACTAGGTACCTTTATAGTAACATCCTCTAATCCATCAGCAACGATTATTCTAATGGGTGGTGCAACTTTGTCAGAGTCCATAAAACGCTCTTGGACAGCACGCAGTGAGTTTTTAACCAGCTCAAACATCATAAGATGTAAGTGAGCTGGAACATACCTATCATGTAAACATTACGTTTGTGAAGAGGGAGAATGAGCCCAGGGAAATAAGTTTGCAAGAGTTTTGCAAATAAACGACAGCAAAACAAAACGAAATGAATTTGTGGAGGTAAGAACTGTCTAACTCACGGAAATGTAAAATCCGGATCTCCATAAATATCGACATTAGGAGCACTGCCATATTCACGAAAACATATGGAACGTGCATCCTCACTGGCATTCCTAGCTACTTCCACAGGAGACATTTTTGTATGTATATAACCCACACAATGAGGAGGAGGATTTGGATTGTGCAACTCAACATGCTGCCCTGAAACCGACAAAAGTACACCACGCATACAAACAATATTATGATTTATGTTAGCCGCAAAGAGCCAGCTTAAAGTTATATAGAAAGAAACAGTGTGTTTCCTGAACTTACCAATAAGCATTCGAATTCCGATTCTCGACATGTAAAAACGATCAAGGAACTGATGAATCTCATCAAGATCCTCATAAACAATCTTTGGATCCATGCCTTTCTTCAACTGCTGAACACCTAAGGCCATTGTCGGCACCACATTGTTGTGTCTCACTTTGATGGCCTTAATCATGTCAGTGAAAGCTCTTTCATCTTTCATACTCTTGATCTCAGGGAAGGCTCTGAGATCACGGAAAGAATCAAGGTACCAATCCTTTACCTAAAAGCATAATGTAGTAAAAAAGTTCAATAAACATATAGAAAGCATCAAGTTAATTTTAAACCAAGTTCTACACAGCAAGTTGCTAAAACCACAAAACACATCAATACAATTTACATCACTCCAAGAGTACCATAAATCAACATCACGAGTCCTATGTCACCCAAGCTGTTATCACTTACAATATCTGTCACCATCGAGAATcattgaatttattttttcctttcGATACACTAATGACAATATTTAGTACCCCATGGAGACTACCTAAAACCATCGCAACTAGACCACTCCTAATGCCTTAGGAAACCCTGAATATTATAAATAACACCCCCATTCTGGAAATAAATATGAATCGGGGACGGATACTACTTTAGTGTATATAATGATCAAACCACACAACCATAGTAGcaaacttggaaagaaaattttTAGTATCAAATTTAAACCCATACCATCAAACACTGGCCTAAAAAGTCAACATGATTCAATAAAAACCACTTTTTCCTTTTCCCCAACATCATTTGACTCAAACAATTTAACAATTCCAAACAATACAAGTAAATGGCACACAGTCACATGCTTATATTCCCAAATCCTAATTAAAAATTGTATAGTAAGGTTTAAAGAGACAAGGTTATCCATAAACACGACAGGGCAGACAATGTAGACAGGAATCTAATCTACAATTTTATACTGTAATGTTAATCACAAACTATATTACTTgtcttttttgttaaaaaaaagggaaaaatagcTTCTAAAAGAGAGCCAACTTCTTAAATCTCAATGCTCACGCCTGCTGCAACAAAGAAACAAAAGTAAGCATCGGAAACATCCTTCCCCATAAAACAGACAAGAGCAAGTAATCACAGTTATCCTAAAAGGCAAAACGGAATGAGGGTGAATTTGTCACAAAGTTAAGCTTATTACAAGTGAACCCAAGAACCTATGTTCAAATCTCATTATGTTGCCTCCGTTTCTTCCCGGAATTCGCCCGCGGAGCCTCGAAGACCTTCCGATTTCGGAGAGGGCTGAGTCGTATATTTTCTATCTCCACTTTTAGGATTCTTTGATTCCGAGACAAAAAAGCTCTGCATCTCTATACTATCAAAACCAGTTTTCAGGATCAAACTCTTCTAACACGAGGAGATtgataaaatagtaaaataaggGTTAATATGAGGGCTAATCACTCTTAAACTAAGACATTGAAGCTAAATTACGATGGAAGTTACAAATTTAATGATGATTAACCTCACTTTATGACTTTCTCGATCTCCAAGCTTTAGAGATCTTTTTACATGTCTTTGTTTTCTGTGTTAGAGACAACATCCAATcgaaaggaaaggaaaggaaagataagattcaaataaaataaaatgaagaaaTAGAAGAACCTTCAAAATGGCAGGTTTATGGGACAAGCCATAAGGGAGATTCTCAAGCTCAATAGCCCTTCTTGCAATCCGAATGGGAAGCTCCTTGTGAAGGAATTGAGCAGAGATTAGAAGGTTCTTGTCAGTGGGTTTGGACCCGAACTCCATCATGTACCTCAAACTCACACCTGTCTGCTTCATGCATCCCCATCGGTGCACCTCCTCTATCACCGTCTTCGAGAATGTCTCCGTCGCCTTCTTCGccgccatcaccaccaccaccaccaccccctaCTGATGTATTggcacaaccaccaccaccagcatgcAAGGCAAACACACAATTCTATATGATCATAGAGGGATTAGAGAGAAAACTGTCACCCCCAAATTGACGATAGCATTAAGCCATTCACATTATTGATATGTAAAGTAATAACCGCTTTGTAGAGATGGGCGAGAAAGAGAGGGTTAGTGAAATGAAACGATGAATGAGTACAATGAATCAAGAGGGTGCGGGAAActgaatattaaaataattaatttttttataatagaagattgaatattttaagaataatgaTATAACTCTATTGTGGGATGGTCCTTGCCTCCTTCGAGAGTTGGAGAGAATGAGATGAGCTGTGCTTCTAACACGTGTCAAGATAAGCCCTTGCTACGGCTATGAAGATGTGGTTTCTAAGCCATGCTTTCGGGTTTGGGCTCGCTCATTGATTAATCGCTCACTTTCTTCAGCTTTCAACTTCACACACATGCCTAAAGTCTAATATTACTTCACCCAAATTGTTaactatcaaaataattaaattaattagtggTTTATGTTTGATATACACATTTTAAGAATATTATAAAAGGagaaattctccacatacaagcattTTTTTATACAAGTTTTTACAAGTCATTATATTAACGCATTTGAACTGTTACTgcacattcttcttcctctttctcttcttcttcttttctttcgttttttgctttctctttctccttcttcaaccgtTACTGCACAATTTCACtgtaccttcttcttcttcttgctgcacattc contains the following coding sequences:
- the LOC107630569 gene encoding pyruvate dehydrogenase (acetyl-transferring) kinase, mitochondrial isoform X2 codes for the protein MRFEHRFLGSLVKDWYLDSFRDLRAFPEIKSMKDERAFTDMIKAIKVRHNNVVPTMALGVQQLKKGMDPKIVYEDLDEIHQFLDRFYMSRIGIRMLIGQHVELHNPNPPPHCVGYIHTKMSPVEVARNASEDARSICFREYGSAPNVDIYGDPDFTFPYVPAHLHLMMFELVKNSLRAVQERFMDSDKVAPPIRIIVADGLEDVTIKVSDEGGGIPRSGLPKIFTYLYSTAKNPLDEHSDLGVADNVTMAGYGYGLPISRLYARYFGGDLQIISMEGYGTDAYLHLSRLGDSQEPLP
- the LOC107630569 gene encoding pyruvate dehydrogenase (acetyl-transferring) kinase, mitochondrial isoform X1, whose product is MAAKKATETFSKTVIEEVHRWGCMKQTGVSLRYMMEFGSKPTDKNLLISAQFLHKELPIRIARRAIELENLPYGLSHKPAILKVKDWYLDSFRDLRAFPEIKSMKDERAFTDMIKAIKVRHNNVVPTMALGVQQLKKGMDPKIVYEDLDEIHQFLDRFYMSRIGIRMLIGQHVELHNPNPPPHCVGYIHTKMSPVEVARNASEDARSICFREYGSAPNVDIYGDPDFTFPYVPAHLHLMMFELVKNSLRAVQERFMDSDKVAPPIRIIVADGLEDVTIKVSDEGGGIPRSGLPKIFTYLYSTAKNPLDEHSDLGVADNVTMAGYGYGLPISRLYARYFGGDLQIISMEGYGTDAYLHLSRLGDSQEPLP